In Mycobacterium sp. ITM-2016-00317, the genomic window GGCGTTCCAGGCGATCGACTGCCAGGGCCTGGCCCGGGTCGACTTCTTCCTGACCGATGACGGCCCGGTCATCAACGAGATCAACACGATGCCGGGATTCACCACGATCTCGATGTATCCGCGGATGTGGGCGACCGGCGGCGTCGACTACCCGACCCTGCTGGCGACCATGGTCGACACGGCCGTGGCCCGCGGCACCGGCCTGCGCTAACGGGGCGGCGGCCCGACCGGGCCCGGCTCCGGCGCGCGTGCAGGCCAGGTGTCGGCGATCGTCTGCGAGAGCATCTGGATCGGCGTCGGACCCGAATCTGCGGGCAGCGTCAGCGCCACGTACACGGGCCGGTCCACCGCGAACCAGGTGCTCCGTGAATCCTGCACCGCCCCGGGTTCCTGGACACGGAACCACTGGACCGCATCCACCACCTGCACCGGCGCGCCGGTGACGAACTCGGCGGGCCGGTCCAGGCCGCACCGCAGGATCAGCGCCTCGCCGGGCTGCTCCCGCTGCCAGGCGGCCGTCCCGGGCGGTGCCGGGTCCACCAGCGGGGCGCGGCGGTAGTCGCCGAGCTCGTCGGGCAGGGCGTCGAGCAGGGCGGCGCACTGTGGGCTCTGGGCCGCGGGGGCGGGCAGCGCCGCGATCGCTACGGGTTGGGCCTGCGGCGTGCGCTGCATGACCGCGATGGTCACGATCACCGCGACGACCCCGCCGACGGCGATGACGAGCGCGGCGATCAGCGCCGCCCGCGGGGGACCGTCGGTGGTCTGGCTGCTCACCCGCTGAACTCTAGGACGGCGCCCCACCGGCGATCGGGCAGGTCAGCGTCCGGGTGATTCCCGCCACCTGCTGCACGCCGGGAACGATCGTCGACTTCAGCTCCTCCAGCGAGGACGCGCCCACCCGCACCACGACGTCGTAGGGGCCGGTCACGTATTCCGACGACAGCACCCCGCGCAGACCGGCCAGTTGGCTGGCGATCACTTCGGCGCGGCCGACCTCGGTCTGGATCAGGACGAAAGCCTCGACCACTGGCGAAATCCCTCTCTCTGGCTGCATAGACTCCACGCCGCAGGGCCCCAACGTACCGCAGGTGCGTCGAGCGTTCACGACGGCGAGAGGATCGGCGATGGCGGACGGAGACGCCGACGACACACTGTCGGGGTTGGGCGAATTCGCCGTGATCGAGCGCCTGGTCGCCGGTCGCCGCCAGCCCGGCTTCGTCACCGTGGGCCCCGGCGACGACGCGGCGGTGGTCGCGGCGCCCGACGGCCGCACCGTGGTGTGCACCGACATGTTGGTCCAGGACCGGCATTTCCGGCTGGACTGGTCCACGCCCCACGACATCGGACGAAAAGCCATCGCGCAGAACGCCGCCGACATCGAGGCGATGGGCGGCCGGTCCACGGCGTTCGTCGTCGGCTTCGGCGCGCCCGGCGGCACCCGCACCGCGAGCGCGGTGGAACTGTCCGACGGGATGTGGCACGAGGCACAGTCGATCGGCGCGGGCATCGTCGGCGGAGACATGGTCGCGGCCCCCCAGTGGGTGATCTCGGTGGCGGCGCTGGGCGACCTCGAGGGCCGGGACCCGGTGCGCCGCGACGGTGCCGGACCCGGCGACACTGTGGCGGTGATCGGCGAGCTCGGCCGTTCGCAGGCCGGATACACGCTGTGGCGCAGCGGAATCGAGAGACATCCGGCGCTGCGCCGGCGCCATCTGGTGCCCGAGCCGCCCTACGGGCAGGGCCGGATCGCGGCCCGGGCCGGGGCGACCGCGATGACCGACGTCTCGGACGGGCTGCTCGCCGACCTCGGGCACATCGCGACCGCGTCGAACGTGCGCATCGACCTGGCCGTCGACGGGCTGCGTGCCGACCTCGCCGCGCTGGCCGAGGCGGCGGCCGACACCGGCGCCGACGCGCTGCAGTGGGTGCTCGGTGGCGGCGAGGATCACGCGCTGGTGGCGACGTTCCCGGCCGGGCCGCCGCCGGGCTGGCGCGTCCTGGGCACGGTCTCGGCGTCGGACGGTGCGCCCGGCGTGACCGTCGACGGGACACCGTGGCGCGGAGAGCGGGGCTGGCAGTCGTTCTGATCCGGCGACCGCTAAGTTGGCCTCTCGTGACTGGACGTCCGCTACGGGAATTGATCGACGACGGCTGGGCCGAGGCACTGGCCCCGGTGGAACCCCAGGTGGCGCAGATGGGGGAGTTCCTGCGCGCGGAACTGGCTGCCGGGCACCGTTATCTGCCCGCCGGGGAGAACGTGCTGCGCGCGTTCACCTTCCCGCTGGACAAGGTCAGGGTGCTGATCGTCGGGCAGGATCCGTACCCGACACCCGGTCACGCCGTCGGGTTGAGCTTCTCGGTCGCGCCCGACGTGCGCCCGCTGCCACGCAGCCTGGACAACATCTTCAAGGAGTACGAGGCCGATCTCGGGCATCCGAAGCCCGGGTGCGGCGACCTGACGCCGTGGTGCGAGCAGGGCGTGATGCTGCTCAACAGGGTGCTGACCGTGCGGCCGGGCACGCCGGCGTCACATCGGGGCAGGGGCTGGGAAGCGGTCACCGAGTGCGCGATCCGCGCGCTGGTGGCCCGCGACCGGCCGCTGGTGGCCGTGTTGTGGGGCCGGGACGCGTCGACGCTGCGGCCGATGCTGGGCGACACCGCGGTCATCGAATCCCCGCATCCGTCGCCGCTGTCGGCGTCGCGCGGGTTCTTCGGGTCGAAGCCGTTCAGCCGCGCCAACGATCTGCTCACGCAGATGGGCGCCGAGCCGATCGACTGGCGCCTGCCCTGAAAAGGGAACTGCTAGCCGCGAGCGACCTTGCCGGCCTTCAGGCACGACGTGCACACGTTGACCCGGTGCTTGTTGCCGCCCGGGCCCGACACGGCGCGCACGGACTGGATGTTCGGATTCCAGCGACGGCTGGTCCGGCGATGGGAGTGCGACACCGACTTGCCGAAGCCGGGGCCCTTCCCGCAGATCTCGCACACGGCAGCCATGTTGAAACTCCTCGAATCGGTACTCAGGGTCTTGGGTCGGGGTCCCTCGCGGCCACCTCAGCGGCGGCGCGACCCGACAACCCGATCAGAATACCGGCCGTCGCGAGGATCACCAAAACCCGGGACCCGCGGCGTCCACAGCGCCCGTCCGGCACACTACGGTGCTGTCCCCGGCACTGGTTAGGCTGACGCGGACGTCGGAAGCAGTGTGGAGGTGGGGATGTCGGTTCGGCGCCTCGATGCGTCCGCGCTGCGGCGCTGGGCCCACGCTGCTGTCACGGACCTGATCGCCCACACCGAGGAGATCAACCGGCTCAACGTCTTCCCGGTCGCCGATGCCGACACCGGTACGAACATGCTGTTCACGATGCGCGCCGCCTGGGCGCAGGCCGATGCCTGCGACGCCGCGGCCGACGTCACCGAGGTCGCGGCGGCACTGGCCGCAGGCGCGCTGCGCGGTGCGCGCGGCAACTCCGGGGTCATCCTGTCGCAGATCCTGCGGGCCGTCGCCGAGGTCACCGCGGCCGCCGCCGAGGACCGCGACGGTGTGCTGGCCGACATCAGCGCCCCGCTGCTGAGCACGTCGCTGCGGCACGCCCTGACCCTGGTCGTCACCTCGATGGGCGAAGCGGTGCCGGGCACCATCGTCACGGTGCTGCACGACGCCGCCGAGGCCGCCGAGGAGGCGGTCTCGGCGCACGGCGAGCTCGCCACGGTCGTCGGCGCGTGCGCGCAGGCCGCCGGCGCCGCGCTGGACCGCACCCCCACCCAACTCGACGTGCTGGCCCAGGCCGGAGTGGTCGATGCCGGCGGCCGCGGCCTGGTGGTGCTGCTCGACGCACTGTGCGCCACGCTGACCGGGCAGGCGCCGCCCCGCCCGGTGTACCGACCCTCGCCGAAGGCCGCCCCGGCGGCGCCGGCCGCGCACCCCGGCCCCGGCTTCGAGGTGATGTACCTGCTCGGCGACTGTGCGCCGGAGAACATCGAGCGACTGCGCACCCGGCTCGACGAGCTGGGCGACTCGATCGCGATCGCGGCCTCGGGCTTCGGGGAGGGCCCGGGGCACTACTCGGTGCACGTGCACGCCGACGACGCGGGCGCTGCCGTCGAGGCCGGCCTGGCACTGGGCACCGTGAGCCAGATCCAGATCACCTCGCTGAGCGGGGGTGCCGACCGGCCCGCCGCCGGGAGCTGGAGCAGGCAGCGCGCGGTGCTGGCGGTCGTCGACGGCGACGGCGCCGCGAACCTGTTCACCGGCGAGGGCGCCGAGGTGCTGCGCCCTCAGCCGGGCGTGCCGGTCAGCGCCCAGCAGCTGGTGCACGCGCTGGTGCACAGCGGTGCCGCCCAGGTGATGGTGCTGCCCAACGGCTACGTCGCCGCCGAGGAGATCGTCGCCGGCTGCGCGGCGGCCTCCGACTGGGGGATCGTCATGGTGCCGGTGCCGAGCGGGTCGATGGTGCAGGGCCTGGCCGCGCTGGCCGTCCACGATCCCGACCGCCGGCTGATCGACGACGGTTACACGATGGCCCGGGCGGCCGCGGGCGCCCGGTACGGCTCGGTGCGGCTCGCCACCGAGGAGGCGCTGACCTGGGCCGGCACCTGCAAGCCCGGCGACGGCCTCGGCATCTCCGGCGACGAGGTCGTCCTCGTCGCCGAAGACGTCACCGCGGCCGGGGCCGGACTGATCGACCTGCTGCTGGCCGCCGGCGGTGAGCTGGTGACCGTGCTGACCGGTGACGGGGTGGGCCCTGAGATCGCCGACGCGCTGACCGAGCACGTGCACCGCAGTCACCCGGGCACCGACATGGTCACCTTCCACACCGGCCACCGCGCCGACGCGCTGATCATCGGGGTCGAGTAGATGGCCCGACTCGACGACCGCCTGGACTTCGTGCTCGGCAAGAAGGCCGCCGACCCGCTCGAGGAGCACCTCGGGCTGCGCACCGTCAACGATCTGCTGCGCTACTTCCCCCGCAAATACAGCGACGCGATGACTGTTCGCGGGGAAGGGGAGGAACTCGACCTCGAGGAGGGTGAGCACGTCACGTTCGTCGACGTGATCGAGAAGGTGGAGATCAAGCGTGCCCAGCGGCAGCCGTCGCGGGAGTTCATGGTCATCACGCTGCGCGACCGGCGGCCCAAGGTCACCGCGACCTTCTTCAACCCCAAGTACCTGAAGAAGACGCTCGTCGAAGGCACGAAGGTGATGCTCTCGGGCGAGGTCGGCTATTTCCGCCGGACCATGCAGCTGACGCACCCGGCGTTCATGGTGCTGGACTCGGAATCCGGCAGGACCGTCGGCACCAAGTCACTGACCTCCATCGCGTCCGCCAGCGCCGCCACCGGCGACGACCTGCTGGCCGAGTTCGAGAAGGACTTCTTCCCGATCTACGGCGCCACCGCCAAAGTGCAGACCTGGGACATCTACGCATGTGTGCGCCAGATGCTGGCGGTGCTGGACCCGGTGCCCGAGACGCTGCCGGAATGGTTTGTGCGCGAACACGATCTGATGGGCGAGGACGAGGCGCTGCGCGCGGTGCACCTCAGCGAGAACGCCGAGGAACGCGCGCGGGCGATCGAGCGCCTGACCTTCGACGAGGCGGTCGGGCTGCAGTGGGGGCTGGTGGTGCGCCGTCACGGTGAGCTGAGCGCCTCGGGGCCGCCGGGCCGGCGCCGCGCCGACGGGCTGATGGCCGCCATGACAGGCCGGTTGCCGTTCGAGCTCACCGCCGGGCAGCAGGACGTGTTGGAGGTGATCTCGGCCGAACTGGAGGCGACCCGGCCGATGAACCGGATGCTGCAGGGCGAGGTCGGTTCCGGCAAGACGGTGGTGTCGCTGCTGGCGATGCTGCAGATGATCGACGCCGGCTACCAGTGCGCGCTGCTGGCGCCGACGGAAGTGCTTGCCGCACAGCATGCTTTGTCGATGCGGACGATGCTCGGCCCGCTGGCCGGTGCGGGGGAGCTGGGCGCGGCCGACAACGCGACCCGGGTGGCGCTGCTGACGGGATCGATGAGCGCGGCGCAGAAACGGGACGCCCGCAGGGAGGTCGCGTCGGGCGAGGCGGGCATCGTGATCGGCACGCATGCGCTGCTGCAGGACGCCGTGGAGTTCGACAACCTCGGCATGGTCGTCGTCGACGAGCAGCACCGCTTCGGCGTGGAGCAGCGAGACCGGTTGCGCGCCAAGTCCCGTGCGGGAATCACCCCGCACCTGCTGGTGATGACCGCGACCCCGATTCCGCGGACGGTGGCGCTGACCTACTACGGCGACCTGGAGACCTCCACGCTGCGGGAACTTCCACGCGGCCGCCAGCCGATCACCACCAACACGATCTTCCAGACCGAGAAGCCGGCCTGGCTGGACCGCGCGTGGACCCGGATCACCGAGGAGGTGGCCGCCGGCAGGCAGGCTTACGTGGTCGCGTCGCGCATCGACGAGGACGACAAACCCGCCGACGACGACAAGAAGGGCGCCAAGGCCAAGAAGGCCAAGAAGGACACCGGCGAGACGGGACCGCCGCCGGTCACCGTGGTGGAGATGCTGGAACGGCTGCAGCGCGGACCGCTTGCCGGTCTGCGACTGGGCCTGATGCACGGGCGGCTGTCGGGCGAGGAGAAGGACGCGGTGATGACCGCGTTCCGGCGCGGCGAGATCGACGTGCTGGTGTGCACGACGGTGATCGAGGTCGGCGTCGACGTGCCGAACGCCACGGTGATGGTGGTGATGGACGCCGACCGGTTCGGCATCAGCCAGCTGCACCAGTTGCGCGGCCGGATCGGCCGCGGCGCGCACCCCAGCCTGTGCCTGCTGGTCACCCGGCTGCCCCCGCACTCCAAAGCCGGCCAGCGGCTGACGGCGGTGGCGGGCACCCTCGACGGGTTCGAGCTGGCGGACCTGGATCTGCGGGAGCGCAGCGAGGGCGACGTGCTGGGCTACTACCAGTCCGGCAGGCCCATCACGCTGAAGTTCCTGTCGCTGGCCGAGCACCTCGAGATCATCCTGGCGGCCAGGGAACTGTGCGAGACCGTCTACGGGTCCGATCCGGCCGACCGCGGCATGGCGACGCTGTCGGCGCCGTTCACCGACACCGACCGGGTGCAGTTCCTGGACATGTCGTGAACCGCAGACAGACGCTGTGGCTGACCCTGTCGGTGCTGCTGGCGGTCATCGTCGCCTACCAGGTCACCGCGACCTCGCCGGTCCCGTCGCAGTACATCGCCGACGCCGACATCCCGACCGTGGCGCCCACCGCAGACGTGCTCGCCGGCATTGTCGAGATCCCGGCGCGGGTCCGCGGGAACGACTACCGCCGAGCGGCTTTCGGCGAGTCGTGGACCGACGACACCAGCGCCCCGGGCGGGCGCAACGGCTGCGACACCCGATTCCTTGGGGGGTTTGGTGTGTTGCCCTGGGCGTTGCAAGAAGCTGAGTTCACGTCAGGACCGCTCCGATGACCCGGGCCCGGCTGGCGTGGTCGAGTGCGGCCGCAGCGCTGGCGGTTGTGGTGGCCGTGCAAACGGTGATGTCGTCGACCGGGCCGTCAACGTCGGTGGCCGGGGCGGATCAGCCAACGGTGACTGCTGGGGTTGATGTTCTCGCTGGAGTGCCGGTGGTGCCGATCCGTATGCGTCATGGAGATTATCGCCGTGCGGCGTACGGGGAGGCGTGGACTGACGACACCGATGCACCGGGTGGACGAAACCAATGCGATACCAGGAACGACATCCTTGATCGTGATTTGGTCGATAAGACCTATGTGCATATCAGTCGTTGTCCGCGTGCGGTGGCCACCGGTGTGCTACATGATCCGTATACAAGTACGACGATAGATTTCCAGCGCGGAAACAAGACTGGTGCAGCCGTACAGATCGAGCACATCGTGCCGTTGGCCTATTCGTGGGATCAGGGTGCGTGGGCGTGGCCAGAATCGTTGCGTGTTCGGTTCGCCAATGATCCCGCCAATCTCCTCGCGGTGCAGGGGCAGGCGAACCAGGACAAGGGTGATAAGGAGCCCGCGTTCTGGATGCCGCCGAATGCCGCGTTTCATTGCCAATACGCGATGCAGTTCATCGCGGTGATGCGGGGCTATGGGTTGGCGATAGATGAGCCGTCGGTGCCGGTGTTGCGTGATGCGGCAGCAACATGTCCGAGCGGCGAATAAGGAAGGGTCTATTCGTGCGTGGCAGTTCTTCTCATATTGTGGGTGGTCGGTATAGCGCGTATCGGTCTCGCGGCCAGCGCCGTCATCGCAGGCTGGGCCAAGCAACCGCCGGCCGGGCTCTGACATGGGATCACCTGTTGTGACCGGCGAGAACATCGACGCACGACTGCCGCGCCCGCCCTACATTCGCGAGCACCATTGGACAGCTGTCAGCGCAGAATCTGACCGACTGCAACGTTCGCTGCAATCCAGCGACGGCTCCCAGGCGCTCGCAGACGTCAAGTGTGTGGTGGAGAGCATCGCCCGCATCGTCCTCGACGTCAACGGCACACCCGCGGACCCCAACGCCAACTTCAGTTCTATTGTTGCGCAGGCAAACTCGATCCTTAAAGGGCAGCCAGGCCACGAGTTGGCGAATCAGACGGTGTTCGGCAATATGGCAACGCAGGCGGGCAAGATCGCTCAGAACCTCGGCGACATCCGCAACCAGTTCGGCGGCGGGCACGGCCGTGCCCGTACCCCGGTCCTCACCGACGAGATGGTGAGGCTGGCCCTCGACGGGGGTCTGCTATGGGCACGGTGGGCGCTACGGCGCCTCGGATACTTCACCGAGGGCCGGCCGGACTCCCTGATCGACGACCTGAACGGCAACCCTCGAGCGATCTTCAGGTCCGGCGAGCTTCAGCGCCGACTCGTCTCTGCGAATCTGCTGACGTTGAGCGCCCAACATCAACGCGCGATCGGGGTCGCGGTCGGTCAGCGCGCGGCGAGCGGCACCTTCGTGGTCCACTGGGACGGGGTGGAGCCATGCCTGAACTCCGACGATCTGGCCATCTGGCCCCGCGACTACCGCCTCGGTGTCGCCTACGGACTCTGGTTCGACGCGGAAGGCAACGTCACATTCACTCCCGTCTCCGCCCGAGAGGCGTTGGCCGTCCTCGATCCAGTAGGGGACTGCTCTTCCGACTTGGCGGATTGGGTGCAGAGAATCGCGGCGACTCGGCAGGGCTGGACCCGTCCTGCGTGGGATGCCGAGGCTTTTGAAATCGCCGAGTTTACCCGCGGTAAGAAACCGCAGCGACCTGCGCAGGAAAGCGACGTGCTCGACAAGCTCGCCGACCTGGTAAGCCCGTATCCGTTCTGAAGTAGGGACGTAGCTGCCTGTCGTAGCAGCGGTTCGACTCGGCGCTGTCCTTCATGATTTGCTCACGTTCGCTTTGTTTCTTGCCGAACGGGTTGTTGCTGCGTCGGGCAACACGGTCAGACACAACGTCGGGTCCGCGGGTGCGCTAAGGAGCACTATCGCGTCGAATCGGTCGGATAAACTGCCCCGTTAGAAGCCGTTCCTTAAACTAAAAGAAGAGTTGTGTCTCACGGGGCCGCTCGCAATATAGATTCCCCGTCGTCGATGTGAATCCAACCATCATCGTCGGTGTCGACGGTGGTGAACCGCGCCACGCCAATTCGATAAAGGCCGTCGACGTCCCACACCAGACATCCCCGTCACCAAGATTGCTGGGTCACCTAGCTCATCTCCCTCATAGGTCAGGGTATTCGGCGTCGAAGTCGCCGCGGAACAGCCTTCCGTAGAAGCGTTCATCTTCGAGGCGGCGGGTGCGTGCCGTGTCAAGATCGCGGCGACTGCCGGTGGCGCGTCGTCCGGTACGCGTCCAGCGGCGCACTGGCGGATGTACTCGTTGTGGGCGATTGGGTTGCCTCTGGGCACTGCGGAGACGTCGGTCACCAGCCAGTTGACGAGTCGCCCCGGCAATACTCCGCCGAGCTGTCAACGCTGCTCTACGACTTGAGCTTTGGACTGTTGGCGATGTCAGGGATGCCCACCGTCGTGGCACTCGGTTCGTTCGCGGCCGCGATATACAGCCATCGAGTGCTGCCCCAGTACACCGCACACCTTGCGATCGCCGGCGCCGTAGTACACCCGCTTCTGCTCGCCGCATTCATCGTCGAGGAAGGCCCCCTTTCCCTGCAGGGCCTCTCCATGACGGCGATGCCGGCCTTCTTGTTCGCCTGGATCCTCGGGACAGCGCTGGGAATGCCTCGCCAGCATTGAGGCAAAACACCGACGCAGCGGCACCTCACGGCGAGCCCCCACCAATGACTCCCAATTTCGTGAGCCATCCGGCAGCTCCCGCACCCTCAACGACTCCCGAATTCGTGATCTTGTCGAGCACCCTAGACCACCAGAGGCGGTGAATAGCCTCGCACTGGATACGCTTTGAATCGCAAGCCTCCCGGCGTTCAGCTTGCGCCCCTCGATGGTGCAAACGCTCCCGTTTGGGCGAGTGTTCAGTGGCTTTCATCATGCGAATGCGTCATGTACCGCTGCAGCCACAATCTGCTCGTTCACGCCGTCGTACTCCTGAATCGAGTGTTCAACTTGGATCGAGAAGCCATAAAGCGATCAAGTCGCTGCCGGAGCAGGATCTGATCATCGAGAGTGAGTCGCGACGGAAATGGCATCGACGTTATTGTTCCCTCGAGATCTTCTACATCGTCGGGCGGAGTGAGGTAGAGGTGGACGAACGAGGCGTTGCCCCGTATCTGCTGGTCGACTTGTCAAACATTTGTCGCGACGAGTCTGTTGTCGGCGGGGGCGGTGGGGCGGCGGACTGGAATGCGTATCTTCGGCTGCTACAGGCCATACGGTGCTCGAATATTCAGTTCTCGCGAACGCTCCTGATTGCTGACGCGAGTTTGAGACACCACATGGACGCCGCAGGAAAGGCGGAGCTCCGTCGCCACGAGCAACGCGGTGCCTTAGAAGTCACTTCCTTGGCGGACGAGCGACTGCTGACCTACGCCTTCGAACCGGGGACGAAGTACTTCGGCGCGCTAATCGCGACCTTGGACCGATTTGACGATTTTCGTAGGCGATTTCCTCAGATCCAAGGCAGCAAAGACAGATTTGTAGGGTGGCGGATACGAGATGGAGTGCTGGAAGCCTACTTCCGTGACATGGGCATTTCTGGACACAACACGATGTCGCGCAAGGAGGAGCGAGGCGTACTTAAAGAGCGCAAATTGCGTCGTGACGAGGTCACCTCGCGAGCGGAGTCAACATTTTTTCGATGCGCCAACGATGGCTGTTTAGTCCGAAAGCTCTGGCCCGATCATCTTCGTGAACTGCCGCGGTACGACGACCGCAGAGACGTGTTTCTCTGTCCTGCTTGTCGAACGCAACTGGAGAGCGCCGGGCCCCGTCCGCACTCGGTTCAGTTGATCGTGTTCTGTGCGGGCGCAGAGCGTGCGCGCATCCTGTTGCAACACGGAGAGACCGTCGCGGTCGGTCGATCTGACGCGAACGATTGTATCGGGCTAACTCGACTCCTTGGTGATCACGACTCAAGTGCGGTGAGTCGTCGACATGCTCAGTTTAGGCTTGAGGGTAGTTCGGTCGAGGTCAGAGACATCGGGTCCAAGAACGGAACCACGCTGCAACGCAACCAATCTGATTCACCGAAGAGGCTCGCACCTAACAGGTGGACCCGGTTTGGGCGCGGCCATATTCTTGGGCTAGCTAGTGGACTATCTATCGAGCTTTCAGGTCGTCGAATTGCCTTCGATGGGGAACGGCCCCTGCCGGCGAAGCCATCTGATGGCACTGATAGTCCTACTCGCTTGGGGTGACTTCACGACTGACCATCCGTCGGTAAGCGTCGTACTGCTCCTCGACGTAGTCCGCATCTGTGATCAGGGCGCCGATCTCTTGGCGGTACTGCCGGCTCTGTTCGTCGCGGTACGAGAGCCAATTGAAACTCGTTACTACAAGGTTGCTGTCCCAGAGAAGCACTCGCTCGTCTATAGTTTCTACTGACCCAAGTTGCAGGTAGCGACTTCGGGCAGACAGGTCATCTAAGAGCGTAAATGCCTCGGCGCCAGAACCTTCAGAGTCTGCGGCAGGAGCGCTGTAACCTATAGTCACTGCAACCCGGTTGCGGCATAACCGTTCAAGTCGTTGAACAAAGTTTGCTGTGATGACTGCGGTGCTGAGGATCGGCGTGATGATCAAAACCCGCT contains:
- a CDS encoding DUF3515 domain-containing protein, with the translated sequence MSSQTTDGPPRAALIAALVIAVGGVVAVIVTIAVMQRTPQAQPVAIAALPAPAAQSPQCAALLDALPDELGDYRRAPLVDPAPPGTAAWQREQPGEALILRCGLDRPAEFVTGAPVQVVDAVQWFRVQEPGAVQDSRSTWFAVDRPVYVALTLPADSGPTPIQMLSQTIADTWPARAPEPGPVGPPPR
- a CDS encoding Lrp/AsnC ligand binding domain-containing protein produces the protein MVEAFVLIQTEVGRAEVIASQLAGLRGVLSSEYVTGPYDVVVRVGASSLEELKSTIVPGVQQVAGITRTLTCPIAGGAPS
- a CDS encoding thiamine-phosphate kinase, encoding MADGDADDTLSGLGEFAVIERLVAGRRQPGFVTVGPGDDAAVVAAPDGRTVVCTDMLVQDRHFRLDWSTPHDIGRKAIAQNAADIEAMGGRSTAFVVGFGAPGGTRTASAVELSDGMWHEAQSIGAGIVGGDMVAAPQWVISVAALGDLEGRDPVRRDGAGPGDTVAVIGELGRSQAGYTLWRSGIERHPALRRRHLVPEPPYGQGRIAARAGATAMTDVSDGLLADLGHIATASNVRIDLAVDGLRADLAALAEAAADTGADALQWVLGGGEDHALVATFPAGPPPGWRVLGTVSASDGAPGVTVDGTPWRGERGWQSF
- a CDS encoding uracil-DNA glycosylase, with the protein product MTGRPLRELIDDGWAEALAPVEPQVAQMGEFLRAELAAGHRYLPAGENVLRAFTFPLDKVRVLIVGQDPYPTPGHAVGLSFSVAPDVRPLPRSLDNIFKEYEADLGHPKPGCGDLTPWCEQGVMLLNRVLTVRPGTPASHRGRGWEAVTECAIRALVARDRPLVAVLWGRDASTLRPMLGDTAVIESPHPSPLSASRGFFGSKPFSRANDLLTQMGAEPIDWRLP
- the rpmB gene encoding 50S ribosomal protein L28 — encoded protein: MAAVCEICGKGPGFGKSVSHSHRRTSRRWNPNIQSVRAVSGPGGNKHRVNVCTSCLKAGKVARG
- a CDS encoding DAK2 domain-containing protein, with translation MSVRRLDASALRRWAHAAVTDLIAHTEEINRLNVFPVADADTGTNMLFTMRAAWAQADACDAAADVTEVAAALAAGALRGARGNSGVILSQILRAVAEVTAAAAEDRDGVLADISAPLLSTSLRHALTLVVTSMGEAVPGTIVTVLHDAAEAAEEAVSAHGELATVVGACAQAAGAALDRTPTQLDVLAQAGVVDAGGRGLVVLLDALCATLTGQAPPRPVYRPSPKAAPAAPAAHPGPGFEVMYLLGDCAPENIERLRTRLDELGDSIAIAASGFGEGPGHYSVHVHADDAGAAVEAGLALGTVSQIQITSLSGGADRPAAGSWSRQRAVLAVVDGDGAANLFTGEGAEVLRPQPGVPVSAQQLVHALVHSGAAQVMVLPNGYVAAEEIVAGCAAASDWGIVMVPVPSGSMVQGLAALAVHDPDRRLIDDGYTMARAAAGARYGSVRLATEEALTWAGTCKPGDGLGISGDEVVLVAEDVTAAGAGLIDLLLAAGGELVTVLTGDGVGPEIADALTEHVHRSHPGTDMVTFHTGHRADALIIGVE
- the recG gene encoding ATP-dependent DNA helicase RecG gives rise to the protein MARLDDRLDFVLGKKAADPLEEHLGLRTVNDLLRYFPRKYSDAMTVRGEGEELDLEEGEHVTFVDVIEKVEIKRAQRQPSREFMVITLRDRRPKVTATFFNPKYLKKTLVEGTKVMLSGEVGYFRRTMQLTHPAFMVLDSESGRTVGTKSLTSIASASAATGDDLLAEFEKDFFPIYGATAKVQTWDIYACVRQMLAVLDPVPETLPEWFVREHDLMGEDEALRAVHLSENAEERARAIERLTFDEAVGLQWGLVVRRHGELSASGPPGRRRADGLMAAMTGRLPFELTAGQQDVLEVISAELEATRPMNRMLQGEVGSGKTVVSLLAMLQMIDAGYQCALLAPTEVLAAQHALSMRTMLGPLAGAGELGAADNATRVALLTGSMSAAQKRDARREVASGEAGIVIGTHALLQDAVEFDNLGMVVVDEQHRFGVEQRDRLRAKSRAGITPHLLVMTATPIPRTVALTYYGDLETSTLRELPRGRQPITTNTIFQTEKPAWLDRAWTRITEEVAAGRQAYVVASRIDEDDKPADDDKKGAKAKKAKKDTGETGPPPVTVVEMLERLQRGPLAGLRLGLMHGRLSGEEKDAVMTAFRRGEIDVLVCTTVIEVGVDVPNATVMVVMDADRFGISQLHQLRGRIGRGAHPSLCLLVTRLPPHSKAGQRLTAVAGTLDGFELADLDLRERSEGDVLGYYQSGRPITLKFLSLAEHLEIILAARELCETVYGSDPADRGMATLSAPFTDTDRVQFLDMS
- a CDS encoding HNH endonuclease family protein; this encodes MTRARLAWSSAAAALAVVVAVQTVMSSTGPSTSVAGADQPTVTAGVDVLAGVPVVPIRMRHGDYRRAAYGEAWTDDTDAPGGRNQCDTRNDILDRDLVDKTYVHISRCPRAVATGVLHDPYTSTTIDFQRGNKTGAAVQIEHIVPLAYSWDQGAWAWPESLRVRFANDPANLLAVQGQANQDKGDKEPAFWMPPNAAFHCQYAMQFIAVMRGYGLAIDEPSVPVLRDAAATCPSGE
- a CDS encoding FHA domain-containing protein; translation: MSRKEERGVLKERKLRRDEVTSRAESTFFRCANDGCLVRKLWPDHLRELPRYDDRRDVFLCPACRTQLESAGPRPHSVQLIVFCAGAERARILLQHGETVAVGRSDANDCIGLTRLLGDHDSSAVSRRHAQFRLEGSSVEVRDIGSKNGTTLQRNQSDSPKRLAPNRWTRFGRGHILGLASGLSIELSGRRIAFDGERPLPAKPSDGTDSPTRLG